One part of the Aspergillus luchuensis IFO 4308 DNA, chromosome 5, nearly complete sequence genome encodes these proteins:
- a CDS encoding cytochrome P450 (COG:Q;~EggNog:ENOG410PK6Z;~InterPro:IPR001128,IPR002401,IPR036396;~PFAM:PF00067;~SECRETED:SignalP(1-21);~SMCOG1034:cytochrome P450;~antiSMASH:Cluster_5.14;~go_function: GO:0005506 - iron ion binding [Evidence IEA];~go_function: GO:0016705 - oxidoreductase activity, acting on paired donors, with incorporation or reduction of molecular oxygen [Evidence IEA];~go_function: GO:0020037 - heme binding [Evidence IEA];~go_process: GO:0055114 - oxidation-reduction process [Evidence IEA]), which produces MLGLWCAAIVIFLVFLYQRLSSPISQLPGPWYTKFTSLVIKYHEFSASRRVFIHQLHKRYGTVVRIAPNEVSFASLDAIREIYASGGSGYDKTELYDLFRQFGIKTMFSTLDKQTHSERKRQLADRYAMSNILREHHVSAIRDSAKAFVSKCAAVAKSVDVYVYLHCYALDCVTHFMFSPSGLKSLTNENDFELMEEMTYHNSLQKNLLPYYLPHLAPYFPSWLLPRRAPKSNAYVHRVTAQTSPDEYSLLARLLRKDSSISRSQAAAECKDHMAAGIDTTGDGLCFLMWELSQPHNFRFQDRLYEELRSAPEGTHIDRLPYLDAVIKEALRCAPPIPMSFPRYVPSGGRTIDGTFIPEGTIVSCQPYTVHRLDEKVFPDPDTFNPDRWMEEDGINERNRLFFAFSTGGRGCTGRNLATVEMKILLQEVYCRFQTTVAPDMTSSMEIDDQIISSRPKGQKCKLIFTPREI; this is translated from the exons ATGTTAGGACTCTGGTGTGCTGCTATTGTCatttttcttgtcttcctttATCAGCGGCTCTCGAGTCCCATTTCTCAACTCCCTGGTCCTTGGTATACCAAGTTTACAAGCCTGGTTATCAAGTACCATGAATTCTCGGCTAGCCGTCGTGTATTTATCCATCAGCTGCATAAGCGGTATGGCACTGTGGTGCGGATAGCGCCCAACGAGGTCTCCTTTGCATCTTTAGATGCCATTCGAGAGATTTACGCGTCAGGCGGTAGTGGCTATGATAAGACGGAATTATATGACCTCTTTCGACAGTTTGGGATCAA GACCATGTTCTCTACACTCGACAAGCAGACA CACAGTGAGCGGAAGCGGCAACTGGCCGACCGTTATGCCATGTCAAACATACTGCGAGAACATCATGTGTCGGCGATCCGAGATAGCGCTAAAGCGTTTGTATCCAAGTGTGCTGCTGTGGCGAAGAGTGTGGATGTCTAT GTCTATCTACATTGCTATGCCCTTGACTGCGTAACACACTTCATGTTCAGTCCTAGCGGATTGAAGTCTCTCACCAATGAAAATGATTTTGAGCTGATGGAGGAAATGACATACCATAACAGCTTACAGA AAAACCTACTTCCTTACTACCTGCCACATCTAGCTCCATACTTCCCTTCTTGGCTGCTACCCCGTCGGGCCCCTAAATCTAACGCATACGTCCATAGAGTGACGGCCCAGACAAGTCCAGACGAGTACAGTCTCCTTGCTCGTCTTTTGCGAAAGGATTCGTCCATTTCCAGGTcacaagcagcagcagaatgcAAAGATCACATGGCGGCAGGGATCGACACAACAGGCGATggcttgtgcttcttgatgTGGGAGTTGTCGCAACCGCACAACTTTCGATTCCAAGACCGCCTTTATGAAGAGCTTCGCTCAGCACCAGAAGGTACGCACATTGATCGATTGCCGTACCTCGATGCTGTAATCAAGGAGGCCTTGCGCTGTGCGCCGCCAATCCCCATGTCATTCCCTCGTTATGTGCCAAGCGGTGGTAGAACAATTGACGGGACCTTCATCCCCGAGGGAACCATCGTCAGCTGCCAGCCGTACACCGTGCATCGCCTCGACGAAAAGGTATTCCCGGATCCAGATACTTTCAATCCGGATCGctggatggaggaagatggcatcAACGAGCGCAACCGATTGTTTTTTGCTTTTAGCAccggagggagaggatgcaCTGGAAGAAA CCTGGCGACTGTTGAGATGAAGATCCTTCTCCAAGAAGTTTATTGCCGGTTCCAGACGACGGTGGCTCCGGACATGACTAGCTCCATGGAGATCGACGACCAAATCATCTCGTCTCGACCGAAGGGACAGAAGTGCAAGCTTATATTTACTCCTCGTGAAATATGA
- a CDS encoding BTB/POZ domain-containing protein (COG:S;~EggNog:ENOG410PT0H;~InterPro:IPR000210,IPR011333;~PFAM:PF00651;~antiSMASH:Cluster_5.14;~go_function: GO:0005515 - protein binding [Evidence IEA]) has product MSSKDTLPLFLHDLKDSGQYSDLKIECEGEAFHVHKAIVCSQSEILSHKYKDASEGAPEAVIQIEGYNSATVKLMIEFLYFGDYAIPDKEVPQESELSISADASKKPTTAERLRPHIYVYYIADEYQLQDLKNKAANHIESAIKMAWNPKGFVEFVKEVFEKADTTIRQKLAKLISEHIDDFGQTEVLEKLIDDELSRCVIMAMKARTVESLKAQVELLQKKISNMKAGVEQGHNLLHDTTTCRHCGMLFLGMLVCKGAIEDGYFLRCIRCRTKHC; this is encoded by the exons ATGTCATCGAAAGACACCCTTCCTCTGTTCCTTCACGATCTCAAAGACTCTGGACAGTACAGTGACCTCAAGATTGAGTGTGAAGGAGAAGCTTTCCATGTGCACAAAGCCATCGTCTGTTCCCAGTCTGAGATCCTATCTCATAAATACAAAGACGCGTCTGAG GGTGCTCCTGAGGCAGTCATTCAGATCGAGGGATATAATTCAGCGACAGTAAAACTGATGATTGAGTTCCTATACTTCGGAGATTATGCGATTCCTGATAAAG AAGTACCTCAAGAGAGTGAGCTAAGCATCTCGGCAGACGCTTCAAAGAAGCCCACTACAGCGGAAAGACTGCGCCCCCATATCTACGTCTACTATATTGCGGACGAATACCAATTGCAAGATTTGAAAAACAAGGCAGCAAATCACATAGAGTCCGCGATTAAAATGGCTTGGAATCCGAAAGGATTTGTCGAGTTCGTCAAGGAAGTGTTCGAAAAAGCTGATACAACCATACGTCAAAAGCTAGCTAAACTTATTAGTGAACATATTGACGACTTTGGCCAGACCGAAgtgctggagaagctcaTCGATGACGAACTGAGCAGATGCGTGATCATGGCCATGAAGGCAAG AACAGTGGAGAGTTTGAAAGCACAGGTCGagttgctgcagaagaagatcagtAATATGAAAGCTGGTGTAGAGCAAGGCCACAATTTGCTTCATGACACAACGACTTGCCGCCATTGCGGTATGCTGTTTCTTGGCATGCTTGTATGCAAAGGTGCTATTGAAGATGGCTATTTTCTTCGTTGCATTCGATGCCGGACCAAACACTGTTAG
- a CDS encoding MBL fold metallo-hydrolase (COG:S;~EggNog:ENOG410PKES;~InterPro:IPR001279,IPR036866;~PFAM:PF00753;~antiSMASH:Cluster_5.14) has protein sequence MLEFPKSDRTVRVRMVDTTTLMTVNTGFLIQPVQPGHEILNLTDVAFLIEHEASNQKVMFDLGTRKDYWNLPPVVRQPFDQAMKAARVDKDVTEILSEKGIELHDIGSVIWSHYHWDHIGNVALFPSTTSLVVGPGFKSHPHLLPGFPDDAESPVSADAFVGRDVVEPDFADGLTIGGFRAQDFFGDGSFYLLDTPGHCVGHLCGLARTTADTFVFLGGDICHFPGVIRPNARLPFPDNIPSEALDKDSFFPSPCPCSIFTNSHPIAKVDPRQEPFYEVSGYEGSAFFDAEVAQKSVTKLLDFEASENVLICIAHDSGLLLHLPTFNDSPSSDLNLWKEKGWKEKLRWGWVNELPRAGRPGRKPHVEGYWRDGKLWEEAVQTLRRKAET, from the exons ATGCTCGAATTCCCAAAGTCCGACCGTACCGTTCGGGTGCGAATGGTCGATACCACCACTTTAATGACTGTCAACACTGGATTCCTCATACAACCAGTGCAGCCGGGCCATGAGATTCTGAATCTCACTGATGTTGCCTTTCTTATAGAACATGAGGCATCAAATCAGAAGGTCATGTTCGACCTCGGCACGCGAAAGGACTACTGGAACCTCCCTCCGGTCGTTCGCCAGCCTTTTGATCAAGCCATGAAGGCGGCGAGAGTAGACAAAGATGTCACTGAAATCCTTTCTGAGAAGGGAATCGAGCTGCACGACATTG GGTCTGTCATATGGTCTCACTACCACTGGGATCATATAGGAAACGTCGCTCTGTTTCCCTCAACCACCTCCTTGGTTGTAGGCCCTGGTTTCAAATCCCACCCTCATTTACTTCCTGGCTTCCCGGACGATGCTGAGTCTCCCGTGTCAGCGGATGCGTTCGTTGGGAGAGACGTGGTTGAGCCTGACTTTGCAGACGGATTAACGATCGGAGGGTTTCGTGCACAAGATTTCTTTGGAGATGGTTCATTCTATTTGCTGG ACACACCTGGGCACTGCGTCGGTCACTTATGCGGTCTTGCCCGAACAACGGCCGACACCTTCGTCTTCCTTGGTGGTGACATCTGCCACTTTCCGGGCGTCATAAGACCGAACGCCAGGCTTCCATTCCCAGACAACATCCCGTCAGAGGCCTTGGACAAAGATTCGTTCTTTCCAAGTCCATGCCCATGCAGCATTTTCACAAATAGTCACCCGATAGCCAAGGTTGACCCGAGACAAGAACCCTTCTATGAGGTTTCCGGTTACGAAGGAAGTGCTTTTTTCGACGCGGAGGTTGCACAGAAGTCTGTCACTAAACTCTTGGACTTTGAGGCATCCGAGAATGTTTTGATATGTATAGCACATGATTCTGGTCTGCTACTGCATCTTCCCACGTTCAATGACTCGCCGTCCTCCGACCTCAACTTgtggaaagagaagggctggaaggagaagctgcgcTGGGGATGGGTCAATGAGCTGCCACGTGCTGGTCGTCCTGGCAGGAAGCCACATGTTGAAGGGTACTGGCGCGATGGTAAATTATGGGAAGAGGCGGTGCAGACGCTTCGTCGCAAGGCAGAAACGTAG
- a CDS encoding flavin-containing monooxygenase (COG:Q;~EggNog:ENOG410PIDT;~InterPro:IPR020946,IPR036188;~PFAM:PF13450;~go_function: GO:0004499 - N,N-dimethylaniline monooxygenase activity [Evidence IEA];~go_function: GO:0050660 - flavin adenine dinucleotide binding [Evidence IEA];~go_function: GO:0050661 - NADP binding [Evidence IEA];~go_process: GO:0055114 - oxidation-reduction process [Evidence IEA]), which produces MGSIDQTVQTNPVFEKYGLPVDTRLGSNTPGPHPASVTRPVQHAELNKPSDRGYTVHSHLINEPPLGKPFKIIMMGAGASGIDFLHYAPSALAGLDVEIVCYEKNADIGGTWYENRYPGCACDVPSIAYSFPWRPNPNWSSFYSSAKDIWEYLKQIVVEEDMMEYITLNTRVVSAVWNEEKSKWVVKVQQDTPCVKEWEDECDVLINGAGFLNSWKWPDTPGLRSFQGTLCHTAAYPEGLDLKDKRVAVIGSGSSGVQVVPSILSDVSHLYTWVRTPIWITAAFAQRYAGKDGRNFDYTPEQKSDFNKDPEMYHRYHKSVEHELNQRAKLTLRNTAESDEANASSYKSMSDKLAPKPYVKDALIPKTFNVGCRRPTPGTGYLEALASDKTTVFTERIQSITPKGFIDSATGTEHEIDVIICATGFDTSFRPRYPIIGLDGVNLADKWKDAPTSYLTVSIDGFPNYFMYGGPFTPAAHGSILPIISHVTNHFIQIVQRMRREHIRRLSPKESAVRDFVEHARTYFPRTCWSDPCSSWFKQGKVDGPITIWPGSRLAFFEALNTPTLSDYEIEYWSGNRFGYLGCGFVDVEFSGGNITWYLDRYSDNEEWRKNGVWYDKEQKEFAHISEKACSS; this is translated from the exons ATGGGCTCCATTGATCAGACCGTGCAAACCAATCCAGTGTTCGAGAAATATGGCCTCCCCGTGGATACTCGCCTTGGGAGTAATACCCCAGGGCCTCATCCTGCCTCAGTAACTAGACCAGTCCAACATGCCGAACTCAACAAACCATCCGACCGGGGCTATACGGTTCACAGTCATCTGATCAACGAGCCTCCACTAGGGAAACCGTTCAAGATAATCATGATGGGAGCGGGAGCATCGGGGATCGACTTTCTCCATTATGCCCCATCGGCGCTAGCCGGACTGGATGTGGAGATCGTGTGCTACGAGAAGAATGCAGATATCGGGGGTACTTGGTACGAGAATCGGTACCCAGGATGTGCGTGTGATGTGCCTAGCATCGCCTATTCGTTCCCGTGGCGTCCAAACCCAAACTGGTCGAGTTTCTATTCGAGTGCAAAGGATATTTGGGAGTATCTGAAGCAAATCGTCGTCGAAGAAGACATGATGGAGTATATCACGCTAAACACCCGCGTGGTATCAGCAGTTTGGAACGAGGAAAAGAGTAAATGGGTGGTCAAGGTGCAACAAGATACGCCATGCGTAAAggagtgggaggatgagtgTGATGTCTTGATAAACGGAGCTGGCTTCCTGAA CTCTTGGAAATGGCCTGACACCCCGGGACTACGCTCCTTTCAAGGAACCCTGTGCCACACAGCAGCCTACCCCGAGGGACTGGATCTGAAGGACAAGCGTGTAGCAGTGATCGGATCGGGCAGTTCAGGCGTTCAGGTCGTTCCCTCAATCCTCAGTGACGTCTCACACCTCTACACCTGGGTGCGAACCCCAATCTGGATCACAGCTGCTTTTGCGCAACGCTACGCCGGGAAAGACGGTCGGAACTTTGACT ATACTCCAGAACAGAAGAGCGACTTCAACAAAGATCCCGAGATGTACCACCGATACCACAAGTCAGTAGAGCATGAGCTCAACCAACGCGCCAAACTCACACTCCGCAACACCGCTGAGTCTGACGAAGCGAATGCT TCCTCCTACAAGAGCATGTCCGACAAACTCGCACCAAAACCCTACGTCAAGGACGCCCTAATCCCCAAGACCTTCAACGTAGGCTGCCGGCGCCCAACTCCAGGCACAGGCTATCTAGAAGCGCTCGCGTCCGACAAGACAACCGTCTTCACAGAACGGATCCAATCGATCACACCGAAAGGTTTCATCGACTCCGCAACAGGAACTGAACATGAGATAGACGTCATCATCTGCGCCACCGGTTTCGACACATCGTTTCGACCCCGATACCCGATCATCGGGTTAGACGGCGTTAATCTGGCGGACAAATGGAAAGATGCTCCGACCAGTTACTTGACAGTTAGCATCGACGGATTCCCAAACTACTTCATGTACGGAGGTCCCTTTACGCCTGCGGCACATGGGTCCATTCTCCCCATCATTTCCCATGTGACGAACCACTTCATCCAGATCGTCCAGCGTATGCGGAGAGAGCATATCCGGCGACTCAGTCCTAAGGAGTCCGCAGTGCGCGACTTTGTCGAGCACGCTCGGACATACTTCCCACGCACGTGTTGGTCTGATCCTTGTTCTAGCTGGTTCAAGCAGGGCAAGGTTGATGGCCCGATTACCATCTGGCCTGGATCTCGGTTGGCCTTTTTCGAAGCACTGAATACACCTACACTGAGTGACTACGAGATTGAATATTGGAGTGGAAATAGATTTGGGTACTTGGGATGTGGATTCGTTGATGTGGAGTTCTCCGGGGGTAATATTACCTGGTATCTGGATCGGTACTCGGATAATGAGGAATGGAGGAAAAATGGGGTTTGGTACGAtaaggagcagaaggaatTTGCGCATATAAGCGAGAAGGCATGTTCTAGCTAA